One genomic window of Sulfolobales archaeon includes the following:
- a CDS encoding ABC transporter substrate-binding protein, with amino-acid sequence MRIYNEILGEYVEIVRWPVERIVSMSSGLTETLYMMGLGDLVVGTDAFSNKPPEARKKPKVGSYTHVNIDMIRELRPDIVVTITGVQRGIIETLRKERIAVYPLSMPTDVAGIISNTSILGYITGYIENARELSAKLIGKLGELVPRDRGRAKNILAVLDFGPRGGLWSPGGASHISDAIYLVGGICATEKEPVSYVETKTILEKLNSVDLVIYENASYITSEHPIGYRSLVEMLEKRGVRYSKLEVFHEETLAHTGPSFILDSMAKLKSIIEGL; translated from the coding sequence GTGAGGATCTATAATGAGATCTTAGGGGAATATGTTGAGATCGTGAGATGGCCTGTTGAGAGAATAGTATCTATGAGCTCTGGCCTTACAGAGACGCTATATATGATGGGGCTAGGAGATCTTGTAGTTGGAACAGATGCTTTCTCAAATAAACCTCCAGAGGCTAGGAAAAAGCCTAAGGTAGGGAGCTATACACATGTTAATATAGATATGATAAGAGAGCTGAGACCCGATATAGTTGTTACAATAACAGGTGTTCAAAGAGGTATAATCGAGACGTTGAGGAAGGAGAGGATCGCTGTATACCCCTTATCAATGCCAACAGATGTGGCTGGAATTATATCAAATACATCTATCCTAGGCTATATAACCGGCTACATAGAAAACGCTAGAGAGCTATCTGCAAAGCTCATAGGAAAACTTGGGGAGCTGGTCCCTAGAGATCGAGGTAGGGCTAAGAATATACTAGCTGTCCTCGACTTCGGCCCTAGAGGAGGCCTATGGTCCCCTGGCGGTGCTAGCCATATAAGCGATGCTATCTACCTAGTAGGGGGTATATGTGCTACCGAGAAAGAACCCGTATCCTATGTTGAGACAAAAACGATCCTTGAGAAATTAAACAGTGTAGATCTTGTTATCTACGAGAATGCTAGCTATATAACATCGGAGCATCCCATAGGATATAGATCACTTGTGGAAATGCTAGAAAAGAGAGGGGTTAGATATAGTAAGTTAGAGGTATTTCACGAGGAAACCCTAGCACATACAGGCCCATCATTTATACTAGATTCTATGGCCAAGCTCAAAAGTATAATAGAAGGTTTGTGA